From a region of the Citricoccus muralis genome:
- a CDS encoding solute symporter family protein, with the protein MNILPILTANAEGTNVGEPWLNILIFGLFVAITLIIVLRASKNTKTAADYYAGGRSFTGTQNGTAIAGDYLSAASFLGIVGAIAINGYDGFLYSIGFLVAWLVALLLVAELLRNTGKFTMADVLSFRLRQRPVRIAAALATLMVCLFYLLAQMAGAGALVSLLLGIDERLGQSVVIAIVGALMIVYVLVGGMKGTTWVQIIKACLLIAGAFIMTIWVLALFGFNFSALLGAAVELSPEGEAILDPGLQYGLSEVTKLDFLSLGLALVLGTAGLPHVLMRFYTVPTAKEARKSVVWAIVLIGAFYLFTLVLGYGAGALIGPERIENAPGGVNSAAPLLAFELGGPLLLGLISAVAFATILAVVAGLTITAAASFAHDIYANVLAKGKTSPEKEVKIARRTVVVIGILAIIGGIGAQGQNVAFLVALAFAVAASANLPTILYSLFWKGFTTQGALWSMYGGLGAAIVLIVFSPVMSGTETSMIVGVDFAWFPLKNPGIVSIPLAFLLGFIGSKLDKRTESPEKQAEMEVRSLTGIGAEKAVDH; encoded by the coding sequence GTGAATATCCTTCCCATCCTGACGGCCAACGCCGAGGGCACCAACGTCGGCGAGCCGTGGCTCAACATCCTGATCTTCGGCCTCTTCGTCGCGATCACCCTCATCATCGTCCTGCGGGCTTCCAAGAACACCAAGACCGCGGCCGACTACTACGCCGGCGGCCGGTCCTTCACCGGTACCCAGAACGGCACCGCGATCGCCGGAGACTACCTCTCGGCAGCATCCTTCCTCGGCATCGTGGGAGCCATCGCCATCAACGGCTATGACGGTTTCCTCTATTCGATCGGTTTCCTCGTGGCGTGGCTCGTCGCCTTGCTTCTGGTGGCCGAGCTGCTGCGCAACACCGGCAAGTTCACCATGGCGGACGTGCTGTCCTTCCGCCTCCGGCAACGGCCGGTCCGCATCGCGGCGGCGCTCGCCACCCTGATGGTCTGCCTCTTCTACCTGCTGGCCCAGATGGCCGGCGCCGGAGCGCTCGTCTCCCTGCTGCTGGGCATCGATGAGCGGCTGGGCCAGTCCGTGGTCATCGCGATTGTGGGCGCGTTGATGATCGTCTACGTGCTCGTAGGCGGCATGAAGGGCACCACCTGGGTCCAGATCATCAAGGCCTGCCTGCTGATCGCCGGTGCCTTCATCATGACCATCTGGGTCCTGGCCCTGTTCGGCTTCAACTTCTCCGCCCTGCTCGGTGCGGCCGTGGAACTCAGCCCGGAGGGTGAGGCCATCCTCGACCCGGGCCTGCAGTACGGCCTCAGCGAGGTCACCAAGCTCGACTTCCTGTCCCTGGGCCTGGCCCTCGTGCTCGGCACCGCGGGCCTGCCCCATGTGCTGATGCGCTTCTACACGGTGCCGACGGCCAAGGAGGCCCGCAAGTCCGTGGTCTGGGCGATCGTGCTGATCGGCGCCTTCTACCTGTTCACCCTGGTGCTGGGCTACGGCGCCGGCGCCCTCATCGGCCCGGAACGGATCGAGAACGCGCCGGGCGGCGTCAACTCGGCGGCACCGCTGCTGGCGTTCGAACTCGGCGGACCGCTGTTGCTGGGGCTGATCTCGGCCGTCGCCTTCGCGACCATCCTGGCGGTGGTAGCCGGCCTGACGATCACTGCGGCTGCCTCGTTCGCGCATGACATCTACGCGAACGTCCTGGCCAAGGGCAAGACCAGTCCGGAGAAGGAGGTCAAGATCGCCCGCCGCACCGTGGTGGTCATCGGCATCCTGGCGATTATCGGCGGCATCGGCGCCCAGGGCCAGAACGTGGCCTTCCTGGTGGCACTCGCCTTCGCGGTCGCCGCGTCCGCCAACCTGCCCACCATTCTGTACTCGCTGTTCTGGAAGGGCTTCACCACCCAGGGCGCGTTGTGGTCGATGTACGGCGGCCTGGGTGCCGCGATCGTGCTGATCGTCTTCTCCCCGGTCATGTCCGGCACCGAGACGTCCATGATCGTCGGCGTCGACTTCGCCTGGTTCCCGCTGAAGAACCCCGGCATCGTCTCCATCCCGCTCGCCTTCCTTCTCGGATTCATCGGATCCAAGCTGGACAAGCGCACCGAGAGCCCGGAGAAGCAGGCCGAGATGGAGGTGCGCTCCTTGACCGGTATCGGTGCCGAGAAGGCGGTGGACCACTAA
- a CDS encoding acyl-CoA dehydrogenase family protein: MSTTPHSAGLAGPELNEDYRDLVGTVREFADEVVAPVSAGLDARHEFPYEIVRQMGEMGLFGLPFPEEYGGMGGDYFALALALEELGRVNQSVAITLEAGVSLGAMPVYRFGTDEQKETWLPDLVTARALAGFGLTEPNGGSDAGGTQTTATLAGGTWTVSGAKEFITNSGTDITRLVTVTAVTGSREGRDGQPAKEISTLLVPSGTPGFTVGGAYDKMGWNSSDTHPLFFDGVEVPEANLLGERGRGYANFLSILDEGRIAIAALSTGAAQGCVDESIAYAKTRTAFGQAIGKNQAVSFKIARMQARAHSARLAYYEAAAKMLAGKPFKTEAAIAKLVAGEAAMDNARDATQVFGGYGFMNESLVARHYRDSKILEIGEGTTEVQLMLIARSLGL, encoded by the coding sequence ATGAGCACCACCCCGCACTCCGCCGGCCTGGCCGGGCCCGAGCTCAACGAGGACTACCGGGACCTGGTCGGCACCGTCCGGGAATTCGCCGACGAGGTGGTGGCGCCGGTCTCCGCCGGCCTGGATGCCCGTCACGAGTTCCCCTACGAGATCGTGCGTCAGATGGGGGAGATGGGCCTGTTCGGCCTGCCGTTCCCGGAGGAGTACGGCGGCATGGGCGGCGACTACTTCGCGCTGGCCCTGGCCCTCGAGGAACTGGGGCGGGTGAACCAGTCCGTCGCCATCACCCTGGAGGCCGGAGTGTCCCTGGGGGCCATGCCGGTCTACCGCTTCGGCACGGACGAGCAAAAAGAAACGTGGCTTCCGGACCTCGTGACGGCCCGTGCCCTGGCCGGCTTCGGGCTGACGGAACCCAACGGTGGGTCGGACGCCGGGGGGACCCAGACCACGGCGACCCTGGCCGGCGGCACCTGGACCGTGAGCGGAGCCAAGGAGTTCATCACCAACTCCGGCACGGACATCACCCGGCTCGTCACCGTCACGGCGGTGACCGGCAGCCGGGAGGGCCGGGATGGGCAGCCGGCCAAGGAGATCTCCACGCTCCTGGTGCCCTCCGGCACGCCCGGGTTCACCGTGGGCGGGGCCTACGACAAGATGGGCTGGAACTCCTCGGACACCCACCCGCTGTTCTTCGACGGCGTCGAGGTGCCGGAGGCGAACCTCCTGGGCGAGCGGGGCCGTGGCTACGCCAATTTCCTCTCGATCCTGGACGAGGGGCGCATCGCCATCGCCGCTCTGTCCACGGGGGCGGCCCAGGGGTGCGTGGATGAATCGATCGCCTATGCGAAGACCCGGACCGCCTTCGGGCAGGCCATCGGCAAGAACCAGGCCGTGTCCTTCAAGATCGCCCGCATGCAGGCGCGCGCCCACTCGGCCCGGTTGGCGTACTACGAGGCGGCGGCCAAGATGCTGGCGGGCAAGCCGTTCAAGACGGAGGCGGCCATCGCCAAGCTGGTCGCCGGCGAGGCGGCCATGGACAATGCGCGGGATGCCACGCAGGTGTTCGGTGGCTACGGATTCATGAACGAGTCCCTGGTGGCGCGCCACTACCGCGACTCGAAGATCCTGGAGATCGGCGAGGGCACCACCGAGGTCCAGCTCATGCTGATCGCGCGCTCCCTCGGGCTCTAA
- a CDS encoding DUF485 domain-containing protein: MSSTPHPDLADNGHVDFRAVQATPQFQELRKTHRSFVFPWTVVFIVWYFLYVILAAYAPEFMSIKVLGNINLGLVIGLLQFVSTFVITGLYVAFSNKKLDPRSTDIREELEALDPSIANQSLSGSGEPIDKPTDGVQK, from the coding sequence GTGTCTTCAACACCACACCCGGACCTGGCCGACAACGGCCATGTCGATTTCCGCGCCGTTCAGGCCACGCCACAGTTCCAGGAGCTGCGGAAGACCCACCGCAGCTTCGTCTTTCCGTGGACCGTGGTCTTCATCGTCTGGTACTTCCTGTACGTCATCCTCGCGGCCTACGCCCCTGAGTTCATGTCCATCAAGGTCCTCGGCAACATCAATCTGGGACTGGTGATCGGGCTCCTGCAATTCGTCTCGACCTTCGTCATCACCGGGCTCTACGTGGCCTTCTCCAACAAGAAGCTGGATCCGCGGTCCACGGACATCCGGGAAGAACTCGAAGCTCTGGACCCGAGCATCGCCAACCAGAGCCTCTCCGGCTCCGGTGAACCGATCGATAAGCCGACCGACGGAGTCCAGAAGTGA